In Labrys monachus, the genomic stretch TTGACCATAAGCCCCTCGTGGCGGTTACATCCGCTGTCTCGGCGCTGATCGACGACATAAGGGGATTCAGGAAAGAAATTTACGCGTTTATCGATGACTTCCATTGTATTCTCGATGCGGAAATATTGGACGGTATCGACCTATTGTTGAAATACGCCCCGCGCAATTTTCATGTGATACTGACTACGCGGCTTGATCCCGGCCTTCCACTTGCGCGCCTTCGGTCACAGAATCGGCTGGTCGAGATCGATGCGTCGTCCCTTGCGTTCGATTTGAACGAGATCGGTGCCTTCCTGAAGCAGGAGCAGCTTGGCGATCTGAGTGTTTCGGCCCTCAGCCTCCTCCATCGCCGCACGGAAGGATGGCCGGCCCTTCTTCGGATCTTGTCTGTGACCTCGTCGCAGTCCGGCGAGACGTTCTCGAGCTACATTGAGCGGCTGACCGGGGACCTGAAGCCGGTAACCGAGTTCTTCGCGGATCTTCTCGACGGACTGGCGCCTGCGCTCCTCGAGTTCATGATGCGCATTTCGGTGCTTCGACGGTTCAGCGAAGCCCTCTGCGCGTCGGTCACGAACGATGTCGCCAGCATCCGGCATCTGGCCTCGCTGGCAACACGGCATGTCCTGCTGATACCCCTGGATCAGGAGGGGACGTGGTACAGATTCCATCCCCTGCTGGCGGAGCATCTCTCGCGGGAGTTGCAGGCCCGGAGCGCCGGTGCAATCCCGGAGCTGCATCGGCGTGCTGCGGACTGGCTCGCCAGGAACGAGCTTTGGACCGAGGCAATCCATCACGCGATTGCAGCCGGCGATATGAACCGGGCAGCCGAATGGATCGCCGGCTGCGTCATGTCGCTGATCAAATCGGGTGACCTGATCACACTTCTCAGTTGGCAGAGGCTCTTTCCCCGAGCCCTCATGCGGGCGCACACGCGTGCGAAGCTGTCGATCGCTTGGGGATTGGCGATTGCCATACGCTATGACGAGGCGCTCGATTTGGTCGAAGAAACCGAGCAGGAAATAAGACGCGACTGTGTTGATGGCGCCGAAGCGTTCTTGACGGAATGTGAGGCCATCCGGGCCGTGGTGCTCACATTCAGATTCGACATCGAAACGGCCAAGGTGACGGCCGAGCACACCGTATCCACGGCAACGGAGCCATGGACCTTCAACACAGCGTCAAACATGCTTCGGCTTTGCCATTGGAGAAACGGCGATCTTGCTGCCTTCTACGCGACTCCATGGATGCCTCTCTCGATCGAGGAGGAGCCGCGCTATATTTGGACGGCGGTGTTCAAACTCTGTCTTCAGGCCGGCGTCGAATTTGAACAGCTTCACGCCGGCCTCTCGAGGCGGTACAGCGAAGACGCGTATGCCAAGGCGAGAAAAAGTGCCGGAATCAATTCGATGCCTGCCGCTCTGGCCGCGGCTCTGCTTGCTCGCATCCATTACGAACAAAGTCGCGTCGACGAGGCTGAGCAATTGCTGCTTCGCCATTTGACGCTGATAAATGCCACGGCCACCAGTGAGTACGCACTGAACGCCTATTTAACTCTGACAAGAATCTCCATTTTGCGCCAGGACTTCGCGAGTGCGCACCAATTTTTGGAATCCGCAGAGCACCTGGCGCACGGCCGGGAA encodes the following:
- a CDS encoding LuxR C-terminal-related transcriptional regulator; protein product: MEYAKPELLSSKILLPTPAAWEIKRPRLMEKLPVVRRSQVTVLKAGAGFGKTSLASAWASQLRLDGNAVAWISLDREDDEPTAFFFYLAHALKECDSTITAASVSLFDHKPLVAVTSAVSALIDDIRGFRKEIYAFIDDFHCILDAEILDGIDLLLKYAPRNFHVILTTRLDPGLPLARLRSQNRLVEIDASSLAFDLNEIGAFLKQEQLGDLSVSALSLLHRRTEGWPALLRILSVTSSQSGETFSSYIERLTGDLKPVTEFFADLLDGLAPALLEFMMRISVLRRFSEALCASVTNDVASIRHLASLATRHVLLIPLDQEGTWYRFHPLLAEHLSRELQARSAGAIPELHRRAADWLARNELWTEAIHHAIAAGDMNRAAEWIAGCVMSLIKSGDLITLLSWQRLFPRALMRAHTRAKLSIAWGLAIAIRYDEALDLVEETEQEIRRDCVDGAEAFLTECEAIRAVVLTFRFDIETAKVTAEHTVSTATEPWTFNTASNMLRLCHWRNGDLAAFYATPWMPLSIEEEPRYIWTAVFKLCLQAGVEFEQLHAGLSRRYSEDAYAKARKSAGINSMPAALAAALLARIHYEQSRVDEAEQLLLRHLTLINATATSEYALNAYLTLTRISILRQDFASAHQFLESAEHLAHGREWRRMIAAVVLERLRLYLLEGRKLEADATLVRLDQMAAAFSAAPRKADLLIPVYAKVARASVELGAGHFLQAVDIFGRAAEDLATYHNKYLRMWLEFQLSSAMYLAGRREEAEHVFNVALRKAAGAGFTQIVLDQGPIGEILIRSIKLDQSNIAAENEQFIRFCERTIDFGEQLRLRSGAAITDGVPNMLSPREHGILQRVSHGQSNKEIARELGIAAETVKSHIKNIFVKLGVGRRNHAVRRGVELGLLK